The proteins below are encoded in one region of Spirochaetota bacterium:
- a CDS encoding ankyrin repeat domain-containing protein: MKIAKITILIVQLIIIMLTGCNKLTEEEKTRFKEAIIKNDRQYVEYILSKGVDLNDEKTFGYIPLHIAVWKNNIELIQLFLERGTNINILNGLDQNCLFQTYDINTVEYLIEHGANVNQVDKDGYIPLILCSWHYELAKLYIEKGANYKHRNRNGISLFLAAVSDGNYELVKYLINEKKINVNEVLDNGFNALMWYMVSIKHVEELKNNNIIILLLNKGININHKDNKGFTALHIGALLNSEKEIMQILLNHGADVHIKNNKGKTPLDIAIERGNTDIINLLKRYSRKR; this comes from the coding sequence ATGAAAATAGCCAAGATAACAATATTGATTGTTCAACTTATAATTATTATGCTAACTGGGTGTAATAAATTAACGGAAGAGGAAAAGACGAGATTTAAAGAAGCCATTATTAAAAATGATCGTCAGTATGTTGAATACATTTTATCAAAAGGTGTTGATTTGAATGATGAAAAAACATTTGGGTATATCCCACTCCATATAGCTGTTTGGAAAAACAATATTGAATTAATACAACTTTTTTTGGAAAGAGGAACTAATATAAATATTCTTAATGGATTGGATCAGAATTGTTTATTTCAAACATATGATATAAACACGGTTGAATATTTAATTGAACATGGAGCAAACGTTAATCAGGTGGATAAAGATGGATATATACCATTAATCTTGTGTTCTTGGCATTATGAATTAGCAAAACTATATATTGAAAAAGGAGCCAATTATAAGCACAGAAATAGAAATGGCATTTCATTATTTTTAGCGGCTGTTTCTGATGGCAATTATGAATTGGTAAAATATTTAATAAATGAGAAGAAAATTAATGTTAATGAAGTTCTTGATAATGGATTCAATGCCTTAATGTGGTATATGGTTAGTATTAAGCATGTGGAAGAGTTGAAAAATAATAATATTATAATTCTTCTATTAAATAAAGGGATAAATATTAATCATAAAGACAATAAAGGTTTTACAGCACTTCATATTGGAGCTTTGTTGAATAGTGAAAAAGAAATAATGCAAATACTATTAAATCACGGAGCTGATGTACATATAAAAAACAACAAAGGGAAAACGCCGCTGGATATAGCAATAGAAAGAGGAAATACAGATATAATAAATTTATTGAAGAGATATTCAAGGAAAAGATGA
- a CDS encoding ankyrin repeat domain-containing protein, translated as MNNFRIYLYIFLIFVFVIIVGGCKQQITKEEIGYFKKAIENNKKDYIHKIIEKGLDINDFKSLGYIPLHEAVKTNNIELIELFLNNGADINAINECKQNCLFLTININTMKFLISKGANINQVDNFGNIPLAYCLWSYDLSKMYIDNGANINNVNKEGYPLLFMALLEGENNVIVYLINNSKLKIQVCNKKGENAIIWYSYCGYDCYILDKLLMKGLELNSISKNGVNALIASVIVSYRFKEKNINKNYRYITHLIHKGININHQDKLGNTALHYAVIRERPIELLSLLLKYGARKDIRNNEGKTPLDIAIEKKR; from the coding sequence TTGAATAATTTTAGAATATATTTATATATATTTTTAATATTTGTTTTTGTAATCATTGTTGGTGGATGTAAGCAACAAATCACAAAAGAAGAAATTGGATATTTTAAAAAGGCTATTGAGAATAATAAAAAAGATTATATACATAAAATTATAGAAAAAGGTTTAGACATAAATGATTTTAAATCATTAGGTTATATCCCATTACATGAAGCAGTAAAAACAAACAATATAGAATTAATTGAATTATTTTTAAATAATGGTGCAGATATTAATGCTATCAATGAATGTAAACAAAATTGTTTATTTCTAACTATAAATATTAATACTATGAAATTTTTAATAAGCAAAGGTGCAAATATAAATCAGGTTGATAATTTTGGTAATATACCATTGGCTTATTGTTTGTGGAGTTATGATTTATCGAAAATGTATATTGATAACGGAGCCAATATAAATAACGTCAATAAAGAAGGTTATCCATTATTATTTATGGCTTTATTGGAAGGGGAAAATAATGTAATAGTATATTTAATTAATAATAGTAAATTAAAAATACAAGTCTGTAATAAGAAAGGTGAAAATGCTATAATATGGTATAGCTATTGTGGTTATGATTGTTACATCTTAGACAAATTATTAATGAAAGGTTTGGAATTAAACAGTATTTCAAAAAATGGAGTTAATGCATTAATAGCATCAGTTATTGTTTCATATAGATTTAAAGAAAAAAATATTAATAAAAATTATCGTTATATAACACATTTAATACACAAAGGTATTAATATTAATCATCAGGATAAACTAGGCAATACAGCTTTGCACTATGCAGTAATAAGGGAAAGACCAATAGAATTACTATCATTATTATTAAAATATGGTGCCAGGAAAGATATTCGTAATAATGAAGGGAAAACACCATTGGATATTGCTATAGAAAAAAAAAGATAG
- the trpA gene encoding tryptophan synthase subunit alpha, protein MKYNGFYLVGNYPDQEIFLQAAIEGLRYFDFIEIGLPFSDPVADGPLLASASHKALEAGVSTEAVLQSCSVLNEYITNHNKSKKIYIMTYANKIFHNGIDTAFQNFALHGVKGIILADVPYIESRRFAEHAQAYNLDYIHFITPESTVEQIQNICSQATGFLYTVSLRGTTGSTLIISDEIKHILTTAKRFAKIPVLLGFGIQNKEDITQALKYADGFIMGTALVKKLEEGINTYKDFLYQLFN, encoded by the coding sequence ATGAAATACAATGGATTTTATTTGGTTGGCAATTATCCTGACCAGGAAATATTTTTGCAGGCAGCCATAGAAGGACTGCGCTATTTTGATTTTATTGAGATAGGGCTTCCATTCAGCGACCCGGTAGCCGATGGGCCGTTACTTGCATCAGCATCACACAAAGCACTTGAAGCTGGTGTATCAACAGAGGCTGTTTTACAAAGCTGTAGTGTATTGAACGAATATATTACTAATCACAACAAATCAAAAAAAATATATATCATGACGTATGCCAATAAAATTTTTCATAACGGCATTGATACTGCTTTTCAAAATTTTGCCTTACATGGTGTGAAAGGGATCATACTGGCTGACGTGCCGTATATTGAGTCTCGCCGATTTGCTGAACACGCACAGGCATACAATTTAGACTACATTCATTTCATTACACCTGAATCAACAGTAGAGCAAATTCAAAATATTTGTTCACAGGCAACGGGCTTTCTTTACACTGTTTCACTTCGTGGGACCACTGGCAGTACTCTGATTATCAGTGACGAGATTAAACATATTCTTACCACGGCAAAACGTTTTGCAAAGATTCCTGTTCTCCTGGGATTTGGCATTCAGAATAAAGAAGACATTACGCAGGCACTGAAGTATGCTGATGGATTTATTATGGGGACAGCTCTGGTGAAAAAATTGGAAGAGGGAATAAATACATATAAAGATTTTTTATATCAGCTTTTTAACTAG